In Gopherus flavomarginatus isolate rGopFla2 chromosome 1, rGopFla2.mat.asm, whole genome shotgun sequence, a single genomic region encodes these proteins:
- the LOC127043072 gene encoding tetraspanin-7-like has protein sequence MALLKLSLMAFSFVFWAAGLTMLTLGIWAKISLGSYLVLSANQYPNTPFILLATGAAVLVWGFLGCFSAAAEHRCLLRTYAAFQLAGLAAGLAAGLSALFYRRDIAEGFRAGLREAVRAYGENKQKADALDSLQRALDCCGAESYRDWLASPWSLAQPARNGSVPGSCCRARRGCQHSPLPPEARGIHRDGCFAKVSGFVSDNLFYIATAALGLALLQGVGIVLACLLAARLRPAPR, from the coding sequence ATGGCCCTGCTCAAGCTCTCCCTCATGGCCTTCAGCTTCGTCTTCTGGGCGGCGGGGCTGACCATGCTCACCCTGGGCATCTGGGCCAAGATCTCGCTGGGCAGCTACCTGGTGCTGTCCGCCAACCAGTACCCCAACACCCCCTTCATCCTGCTGGCCACGGGCGCCGCCGTCCTGGTCTGgggcttcctgggctgcttcagCGCCGCCGCCGAGCACCGCTGCCTCCTGCGCACCTACGCGGCCTTCCAGCTGGCGGGGCTGGCGGCCGGGCTGGCGGCGGGGCTCTCGGCGTTGTTTTACCGCAGGGACATCGCCGAGGGCTTCCGGGCCGGGCTGCGGGAGGCGGTGCGCGCCTACGGCGAGAACAAGCAGAAGGCAGACGCCCTGGACTCCCTGCAACGCGCCCTGGACTGTTGCGGGGCCGAGAGCTACCGCGACTGGCTCGCCTCGCCCTGGTCCCTGGCGCAGCCGGCGCGCAACGGCTCAGTGCCGGGCAGCTGCTGCCGGGCGCGCCGGGGCTGCCAACACAGCCCGCTGCCGCCCGAAGCCCGCGGCATCCACCGCGACGGCTGCTTCGCCAAGGTCTCCGGCTTCGTCAGCGACAACCTCTTCTACATCGCCACGGCCGCGctggggctggcgctgctgcagGGCGTGGGCATCGTGCTGGCCTGCCTGCTGGCCGCCCGCCTGCGCCCCGCGCCGCGCTGA